The Nycticebus coucang isolate mNycCou1 chromosome 2, mNycCou1.pri, whole genome shotgun sequence genome includes a window with the following:
- the USP20 gene encoding ubiquitin carboxyl-terminal hydrolase 20 isoform X1 has product MGDSRDLCPHLDSIGEVTKEDLLLKSKGSCQSCGVTGPNLWACLQAACPYVGCGESFSDHSTIHAQAKKHNLTVNLTTFRVWCYACEKEVFLEQRLPAPLPGSSPKVSEQDSPPPSHPLKAVPIAVADEGESESEDDDLKPRGLTGMKNLGNSCYMNAALQALSNCPPLTQFFLECGGLVRTDKKPALCKSYQKLVSEVWHKKRPSYVVPTSLSHGIKLVNPMFRGYAQQDTQEFLRCLMDQLHEELKEPAVVAMVLTEARDSDSSDTDEKREGDQSPSEDEFLSCDSSSDRGEGDGQGRGGGSSQAEAELLIPDEAGRAISEKERMKDRKLSWGQQRTNSEQVDEDADVDTAMAALNDQPTDVQPPSPQSTSPCQMPEPDNDAQLRSSSRPCSPVHHEGHAKLSSSPPRASPVRMGPSYVLKKAQVMSSGSRRRKEQHYRSVISDIFDGSILSLVQCLTCDRVSTTVETFQDLSLPIPGKEDLAKLHSAIYQNVPAKPSACGDSYAAQGWLAFIMEYVRWFVVSCTPSWFWGPVVTLEDCLAAFFAADELKGDNMYSCERCKKLRNGVKYCRVLRLPEILCVHLKRFRHEVTYSFKISSHVSFPLEGLDLRPFLAKECTSQITTYDLLSVICHHGTAGSGHYIAYCQNVINGQWYEFDDQYVTEVHETVVQNAEGYVLFYRKSSEEAVRERQQVVSLAAMQEPSLLRFYVSREWLNKFNTFAEPGPITNQTFLCSHGGIPPNKYHYIDDLVVILPQNVWEHLYNRFGGGPAVNHLYVCSICQVEIEALAKRRRTEIDTFIKLNKAFQAEESPGVIYCISMQWFREWEAFVKGKDSEPPGPIDNSRIAQVRGSGHVQLRQGADYGQISEETWAYLNNLYGGGPEIAIRQSVAQPQDPESLHGEQKIEAETRAL; this is encoded by the exons GGAAGCTGTCAGTCTTGTGGTGTAACTGGACCAAACCTGTGGGCCTGTCTCCAG GCCGCCTGCCCCTATGTTGGCTGCGGAGAGTCCTTTTCTGACCACAGCACTATTCATGCACAG GCGAAAAAACACAACTTGACAGTGAATCTGACCACATTTCGGGTATGGTGTTACGCCTGTGAGAAGGAGGTGTTCCTGGAGCAGCGTCTGCCAGCGCCCCTACCAGGGTCCTCCCCCAAGGTCTCAGAGCAG GACTCTCCACCACCCTCCCATCCTCTGAAAGCTGTTCCTATTGCTGTGGCTGATGAGGGAGAGTCTGAGTCAGAAGATGATGACCTGAAACCTCGAG GCCTTACGGGCATGAAAAACCTTGGGAACTCCTGCTACATGAATGCTGCCCTGCAGGCCCTGTCCAATTG ccccccaCTGACCCAGTTCTTCCTggagtgtggaggcctggtgcGCACAGATAAGAAGCCGGCCCTGTGCAAGAGTTACCAGAAGCTGGTCTCTGAGGTCTGGCACAAGAAACG GCCGAGCTATGTGGTCCCCACCAGCCTATCTCATGGCATCAAGTTGGTCAACCCTATGTTCCGAGGTTATGCTCAACAG GACACCCAGGAGTTCCTGCGCTGCCTGATGGACCAGCTGCACGAGGAGCTCAAAGAGCCAGCAGTGGTAGCAATGGTGCTGACAGAGGCTCGGGACTCGGACTCGAGTGACACAGATGAGAAGCGGGAGGGTGACCAGAGCCCGTCAGAGGATGAGTTCCTGTCCTGCGACTCAAGCAGTGACCGGGGTGAGGGTGACGGGCAGGGTCGTGGCGGGGGCAGCTCGCAGGCTGAGGCAGAGCTGCTGATCCCAGATGAGGCGGGCCGCGCCATCTCCGAAAAGGAGCGAATGAAGGACCGCAAGCTGTCCTGGGGCCAGCAACGCACAAACTCGGAGCAAGTGGACGAGGATGCTGATGTGGACACGGCCATGGCTGCCCTTAATGACCAGCCCACAGATGTGCAGCCACCATCACCACAGTCCACAAGTCCCTGCCAGATGCCAG AGCCAGACAATGATGCCCAGCTGCGCAGCTCCTCCCGCCCTTGCAGCCCTGTCCACCACGAGGGCCACGCCAAGCTGTCCAGCAGCCCTCCTCGTGCAAGCCCAGTGAGGATGGGGCCATCATATGTGCTGAAGAAAG CCCAGGTCATGAGCTCTGGCAGCCGGAGGCGGAAGGAGCAGCACTACCGTAGCGTCATCTCAGACATCTTTGATGGCTCCATCCTCAGCCTTGTGCAGTGTCTCACCTGTGACCGG gtgtccaccacagtaGAGACATTCCAGGACCTGTCACTGCCTATTCCTGGCAAGGAGGACCTGGCCAAGCTCCACTCAGCCATCTACCAGAATGTGCCAGCCAAGCCAAGTGCCTGTGGGGACAGCTATGCTGCCCAAGGCTGGCTGGCCTTCATCATGGAGTATGTCCGATG GTTTGTGGTATCCTGTACACCCAGCTGGTTTTGGGGGCCTGTTGTCACTCTGGAGGACTGCCTTGCTGCCTTCTTCGCTGCTGATGAGCTGAAGG GTGACAACATGTACAGCTGTGAGCGGTGTAAGAA GCTGCGGAATGGAGTAAAGTACTGCAGAGTCCTACGTTTGCCCGAG ATCCTGTGTGTTCACCTGAAGCGCTTTCGGCACGAGGTCACATACTCGTTCAAGATCAGCAGCCACGTCTCCTTCCCTCTGGAGGGGCTTGACCTGCGCCCCTTCCTTGCCAAGGAGTGCACATCCCAGATCACCACCTATGACCTCCTCTCTGTCATCTGCCACCATGGCACAGCAGGCA GTGGGCACTACATCGCCTACTGCCAGAACGTGATTAACGGGCAGTGGTACGAGTTTGATGACCAGTATGTCACCGAGGTCCATGAGACAGTTGTGCAGAATGCCGAGGGATATGTGCTCTTCTACAG gaAGAGCAGTGAGGAGGCAGTGCGTGAGCGGCAGCAGGTGGTATCCCTGGCTGCCATGCAGGAGCCCAGCCTGCTGCGGTTCTACGTGTCCCGTGAGTGGCTCAACAAGTTCAACACCTTTGCGGAGCCGGGGCCTATCACCAACCAGACCTTCCTCTGCTCTCACGGAG GCATCCCACCTAACAAGTACCACTACATTGATGACCTGGTGGTCATCCTGCCCCAGAACGTCTGGGAGCACCTCTACAACAG GTTTGGGGGCGGCCCCGCCGTGAACCACTTGTACGTGTGCTCCATCTGCCAGGTGGAGATCGAGGCGCTGGCCAAGCGCAGGAGGACAGAGATTGACACCTTCATCAAG CTGAACAAGGCATTCCAGGCCGAGGAGTCCCCTGGTGTCATCTATTGCATCAGCATGCAGTGGTTCCGGGAGTGGGAGGCCTTTGTCAAGGGGAAGGACAGTG AGCCCCCTGGGCCCATCGATAACAGCAGGATCGCGCAGGTCCGAGGAAGTGGCCATGTCCAGCTGAGGCAGG GAGCTGACTATGGGCAGATTTCTGAGGAGACCTGGGCCTACCTGAACAACCTGTATGGAGGTGGCCCTGAGATCGCCATCCGACAGAGCGTGGCCCAGCCACAGGACCCAGAGAGCTTACACGGGGAACAGAAAATTGAAGCTGAGACCCGGGCCCTGTGA
- the USP20 gene encoding ubiquitin carboxyl-terminal hydrolase 20 isoform X2 yields the protein MKNLGNSCYMNAALQALSNCPPLTQFFLECGGLVRTDKKPALCKSYQKLVSEVWHKKRPSYVVPTSLSHGIKLVNPMFRGYAQQDTQEFLRCLMDQLHEELKEPAVVAMVLTEARDSDSSDTDEKREGDQSPSEDEFLSCDSSSDRGEGDGQGRGGGSSQAEAELLIPDEAGRAISEKERMKDRKLSWGQQRTNSEQVDEDADVDTAMAALNDQPTDVQPPSPQSTSPCQMPEPDNDAQLRSSSRPCSPVHHEGHAKLSSSPPRASPVRMGPSYVLKKAQVMSSGSRRRKEQHYRSVISDIFDGSILSLVQCLTCDRVSTTVETFQDLSLPIPGKEDLAKLHSAIYQNVPAKPSACGDSYAAQGWLAFIMEYVRWFVVSCTPSWFWGPVVTLEDCLAAFFAADELKGDNMYSCERCKKLRNGVKYCRVLRLPEILCVHLKRFRHEVTYSFKISSHVSFPLEGLDLRPFLAKECTSQITTYDLLSVICHHGTAGSGHYIAYCQNVINGQWYEFDDQYVTEVHETVVQNAEGYVLFYRKSSEEAVRERQQVVSLAAMQEPSLLRFYVSREWLNKFNTFAEPGPITNQTFLCSHGGIPPNKYHYIDDLVVILPQNVWEHLYNRFGGGPAVNHLYVCSICQVEIEALAKRRRTEIDTFIKLNKAFQAEESPGVIYCISMQWFREWEAFVKGKDSEPPGPIDNSRIAQVRGSGHVQLRQGADYGQISEETWAYLNNLYGGGPEIAIRQSVAQPQDPESLHGEQKIEAETRAL from the exons ATGAAAAACCTTGGGAACTCCTGCTACATGAATGCTGCCCTGCAGGCCCTGTCCAATTG ccccccaCTGACCCAGTTCTTCCTggagtgtggaggcctggtgcGCACAGATAAGAAGCCGGCCCTGTGCAAGAGTTACCAGAAGCTGGTCTCTGAGGTCTGGCACAAGAAACG GCCGAGCTATGTGGTCCCCACCAGCCTATCTCATGGCATCAAGTTGGTCAACCCTATGTTCCGAGGTTATGCTCAACAG GACACCCAGGAGTTCCTGCGCTGCCTGATGGACCAGCTGCACGAGGAGCTCAAAGAGCCAGCAGTGGTAGCAATGGTGCTGACAGAGGCTCGGGACTCGGACTCGAGTGACACAGATGAGAAGCGGGAGGGTGACCAGAGCCCGTCAGAGGATGAGTTCCTGTCCTGCGACTCAAGCAGTGACCGGGGTGAGGGTGACGGGCAGGGTCGTGGCGGGGGCAGCTCGCAGGCTGAGGCAGAGCTGCTGATCCCAGATGAGGCGGGCCGCGCCATCTCCGAAAAGGAGCGAATGAAGGACCGCAAGCTGTCCTGGGGCCAGCAACGCACAAACTCGGAGCAAGTGGACGAGGATGCTGATGTGGACACGGCCATGGCTGCCCTTAATGACCAGCCCACAGATGTGCAGCCACCATCACCACAGTCCACAAGTCCCTGCCAGATGCCAG AGCCAGACAATGATGCCCAGCTGCGCAGCTCCTCCCGCCCTTGCAGCCCTGTCCACCACGAGGGCCACGCCAAGCTGTCCAGCAGCCCTCCTCGTGCAAGCCCAGTGAGGATGGGGCCATCATATGTGCTGAAGAAAG CCCAGGTCATGAGCTCTGGCAGCCGGAGGCGGAAGGAGCAGCACTACCGTAGCGTCATCTCAGACATCTTTGATGGCTCCATCCTCAGCCTTGTGCAGTGTCTCACCTGTGACCGG gtgtccaccacagtaGAGACATTCCAGGACCTGTCACTGCCTATTCCTGGCAAGGAGGACCTGGCCAAGCTCCACTCAGCCATCTACCAGAATGTGCCAGCCAAGCCAAGTGCCTGTGGGGACAGCTATGCTGCCCAAGGCTGGCTGGCCTTCATCATGGAGTATGTCCGATG GTTTGTGGTATCCTGTACACCCAGCTGGTTTTGGGGGCCTGTTGTCACTCTGGAGGACTGCCTTGCTGCCTTCTTCGCTGCTGATGAGCTGAAGG GTGACAACATGTACAGCTGTGAGCGGTGTAAGAA GCTGCGGAATGGAGTAAAGTACTGCAGAGTCCTACGTTTGCCCGAG ATCCTGTGTGTTCACCTGAAGCGCTTTCGGCACGAGGTCACATACTCGTTCAAGATCAGCAGCCACGTCTCCTTCCCTCTGGAGGGGCTTGACCTGCGCCCCTTCCTTGCCAAGGAGTGCACATCCCAGATCACCACCTATGACCTCCTCTCTGTCATCTGCCACCATGGCACAGCAGGCA GTGGGCACTACATCGCCTACTGCCAGAACGTGATTAACGGGCAGTGGTACGAGTTTGATGACCAGTATGTCACCGAGGTCCATGAGACAGTTGTGCAGAATGCCGAGGGATATGTGCTCTTCTACAG gaAGAGCAGTGAGGAGGCAGTGCGTGAGCGGCAGCAGGTGGTATCCCTGGCTGCCATGCAGGAGCCCAGCCTGCTGCGGTTCTACGTGTCCCGTGAGTGGCTCAACAAGTTCAACACCTTTGCGGAGCCGGGGCCTATCACCAACCAGACCTTCCTCTGCTCTCACGGAG GCATCCCACCTAACAAGTACCACTACATTGATGACCTGGTGGTCATCCTGCCCCAGAACGTCTGGGAGCACCTCTACAACAG GTTTGGGGGCGGCCCCGCCGTGAACCACTTGTACGTGTGCTCCATCTGCCAGGTGGAGATCGAGGCGCTGGCCAAGCGCAGGAGGACAGAGATTGACACCTTCATCAAG CTGAACAAGGCATTCCAGGCCGAGGAGTCCCCTGGTGTCATCTATTGCATCAGCATGCAGTGGTTCCGGGAGTGGGAGGCCTTTGTCAAGGGGAAGGACAGTG AGCCCCCTGGGCCCATCGATAACAGCAGGATCGCGCAGGTCCGAGGAAGTGGCCATGTCCAGCTGAGGCAGG GAGCTGACTATGGGCAGATTTCTGAGGAGACCTGGGCCTACCTGAACAACCTGTATGGAGGTGGCCCTGAGATCGCCATCCGACAGAGCGTGGCCCAGCCACAGGACCCAGAGAGCTTACACGGGGAACAGAAAATTGAAGCTGAGACCCGGGCCCTGTGA